The genomic interval GTTTCCTTCACAACTTAAATCTTCGAGCGGTGATATATTTACCAATAAAAATGCATCAACCGAATATACCACAGTAAATGCCATGTGGGGCTACGCTTTAAGTCAGCTGAAACAATATGCTTATCCATTAGTGACTTATGAAGTGACAGCCACAAGTAACTTGACTGTTTCAAGTACTGGAGACGGTATGCCTTTGCATATTGGAGATACAGTCAGAATTCAAGATAAGAATTTCATTGATTCAGATGGAAATGTTGGATTATTCTTGTCAGCACGAGTGAGTGAACTAGAAATAAGTTTCACTAATCCTACAAGTAACAAAATTATGTTTTCTAATTACATCAAGCTGAAAAGTGAAGTATCTGATGATCTAACTGCTAGAATGCAAGAAATTATCAATGCTAATACTCCTTACCGTCCTGATATCACTTCTACCAATGGCTTGCAATTTAAAAATGGAACAGGAACGACTACATTAGGCGCTCATATATATTTTGGGTCAGATGACAAAGAAACAATTGCGGATAGTTATTCATGGGCTAAGGATGGAACGGTTGTCGCAAATGTTCAAGAAATTACAGTCGATGCAAGTGGCGTTTCAGAAAAAGCAGTTTATAGCTTTAAAGCAACGGTTGCGGGTAAAGTAGTCGCTAGTCAGTCGGTGACTATCACTAATGTGGACGATGGAACTAGCCCGATTAATCTAGTTATTGATTCATCTAATGGATATCAATTTAAAAATAATACCATTAATACAACTTTCACTGCGATACTTTATCAAAATAATAAGGAAATTGATAGTGAGGGAACAAAATTTGCTTATATATGGTCTAAAACTAACGCTGATGGAACAGTAGATACCGCTTGGAATCTTGCTCATCAAACAAGTCATAAATCAATTACAATCACAAATAGTGATGTTTGGCAGAGAGCTACATTTGATTGCACTGCAGAACCACTTAATTAAATAGGAGGAATAAAATATGTCAATTGTCTCAAGTGGGCAAATCACAATCACAGATTTATCAGATGGGATGCAACTCAACGCTTTCATCACAGCGAGTGGGGTGACTACTCAAACTTATGATGCAACAGCTCAAACATGGTCACCAAGTTATGCGACTACTCCACAAGTTTTAACGCTCAACCTTACTAAAGCAGGTAGTACAACTTCTGTTGTTAGTGGGATTTCAGGAAATATTACTTGGACACGTACTGATGGAACAACAACAAATACTATTACTTCAACTACTAATAGTGATACTCAACATGTGAGTGGAAGTGCACATAGTGTGTTGACAACAAAAGTCAATGTCCCAATTGCTAACTCAGCATCACGATTCACCGCTTCTGGATTATGGGTTGACCCAAATACAGGTTTAAATGTTCCATTCTCAGCTGTTTTAGATTTAACTGTTGTACAACTTGCTAAATCAGCTATTCTTGCGAATGTTTATGCTGGAAATGGTGGAGCGTTCTATAATTCTAAGCCTGCAAGCTTAACAGTTAACGCTGATTTATATAAAGGTGGAACTTTATCACATGGAAACAAAAAGATATTCTTCGGTTATGCAGATAGTACTGTAACTACAACTGGTTCAGCTGGCTATAACTCAAACCTTGGATTAGGTTGGCACTTATGTACTTCATCTACAACTGGTCAAACACCAAATGTAACTGCTGGTACAAATACAACTTCTCAAGGAATATTAACAGTTCTACCAACGGCAATTGTAAATGCTCAAACTTTTAAGGCAGTTATCATTGACCAAGCAGGTGGTACAGCAGGTACGGTAGTTAGTGGTATCGTTACTCTTCTTGATTATACAGACCCATTAACTTGTACGATTGATAGTACAGCAGGTAGCATTTTTAAAAACGGTTCTGGTACAACAACACTTACTTGCCGAGTATTTCAATCTGGTGCTGAAATTGATACAGATGGAAAAACCTATACTTATAAATGGTCTCAACGTGACCACAATGGCGTATTAAATGCTAATTTTGGCGGTACAGGCAATCAATATAAAACTGGTAAAACAATTAGTGTTGCGGCGACTGATATCAATGTCAAAGCCCAATATACATGCGAGGTGAATCAATAATGAAAAGTACATTTTATGCCAATATTGAACTTGGGGGAGAAATCACACAAGTTAGCTTTGAAGCGACAAGCGCAAGTGATGTGATTGAACAAATCTGGCGGACTTATGGTATCTCCACTCCAATTATTGAAATTTGGGCGGAGGTGACTGATGACGATAGTAGCAAGCAATAGCCTCACATTAAGTAACGTTAATGATGGGACAATAACTCATACAGCCTATTCATGGAGCGCAGACGGCACGGACGGTTTCACGACTGTTTATCCGAATTTGAATTTGTTAAATAATACAAAAATCACTCAAAACAATCTCAATGCACAAAATTAGTCTGCGGGAGTCAGTAGTTCGCTATCAGTTGGTTCTAATAATGGAATTAAAGTAATTAATAATGGAGGAAATATTGGTAGTCAAGGCGGTTTTGCTTACGCACCTACAATAAATGTAAAAGCTGGTGGCGCTATCACAGTTAGTTGTTATATAAAAAATACTGGAACGGTAGATATTAATAACTTTTCACTAGGGTTTGCGTTTTATGGAACTACTAATTCATACCCTACTAAAGGTAAGCTCGTAGTTCCAACTGATGGTAAATACTACTTTTTCAGTTTTACGACGATTGTTCCAAATGGTGTTACTACAGCTCGTCCACGTTGGTTTGATGTAGCAACTGTTGTTAATGAAACCCACATTTTTGAAGTATATGGAATGAAACTAGAACCAGGCTCAATCGCTACTCCATACATGCTAAGTGAAAGTGAAGTAAAAACTAGTGATTATCCAAGCTATATAGGTCAGTATTCAGATTTCACAGCTACAGCATCCACAGACCCTACTAAATATGCGCCTTGGACAGTATTTAAGGGAATTGACGGAAATAATGGAAGAGGAATTGTAAGCAGTGAGCAGAAATATCAAGTTACAACTACGCCAGCTAAACCAGTAGACCCTTGGGAAAATAGTGTGTGGAAAACAACACAGCCCACAACAACGTCTACCAACAAATACCTCTGGTCTATTACTCGAACAACATTTAATTTAGCGCCTTTGACGCAAGATATTGTGGAACAAAAAGCGGTTTATGGTGATAAAGGAACTGACGGTGACCCTGGTAAAATCGTTTCCGATACTGAGCCAACTACACGTTTTAAAGGCTTGACTTGGAAATATTCAGGTACCGCAGACCTTACAGCGAGTGATGGAACGGTTATCAAGCCTAATACAGAATATTACTACAACGGCACTCACTGGATGATTAACTTTCTAAGTGCAAATAACATCGATGCGAATTCTATCACTGCAGAAAAAATCAATGGTACAGATTTAGAAGTGAAAAACGGGAAGTTCACAGACGGAGTTATTGAAACGAGTTGGAAAAATGGAACCGTTGCTGGGAGCACGAATATTGAAAATGACCATTTAATAATTACCCGAACAGATTCCTCTGTTAACACAACAAACTCTATTGGTTTGGATAGCACCCAGGGGCTTATCATGGTTTACACCGAGAATTCAACAGGACGAACAATATCAGTCGGTACGAATTTTCAAGGCATGTCCTTAACTGACAGCACGGGAATTTCTGCGAGTATCTCACCAGCCGGTGTCAAGTTGTCCTCCGATGTAAACTGGACTCAAATCGGAAATATCGGTGGACGTAGAGCTGAGTGGAAACGTGAAAACAATCGAGTTACGATGAATATCCACGGTGGTAACGGTGATGGGTTCCCTGTCATCACGAGCGGTGGAACGCTTTTGGGAATACTTCCAACAAACGCTAGACCCCCAAGCGATATTTCCATGCCTGCTACTGCTCAGGGAGCTGGTGCAACCGCTCAAATTTCCATTAATTCCACGGGAGAAGTGAGGTGTTATCGCTGGGGTAGAGATTCTGTTTATTTTGGTGCTTATATTTCGTACTATGTTGAATAAAGGAGAAACAATGAAAATACTAAAATCAAACATCTTGCAGTATGTAGGAGAGACTGGAACAGCTGATGTTCCAACAGGTAATATTAAAGGAAATGTTAATGAAGATGGGTCTTTCAAATTGGAAGTAACTGTTTTTAACGCAAATGAATTTTTCAGTGAGGAAACCCAAAGGATTGAACTAACAGAATTTTTCAATCAAATTTTGGACAAATCCAAAGAAATAAGTGGTGGAGCAAGTAAAGAATAGAAAGCAGGGGTTATGGAGGAGCAAGCATGGCGAGAAGTACTCGAACGATTAGCTCGAATTGAAACAAAGTTGGATAACTATGAAACAGTTAGAGATAAAGCAGAACGAGCGCTTTTAATAGCCCAATCAAATGCAAAACTTATAGAAAAAATGGAAGCCAATAATAAGTGGGCTTGGGGCTTTATGCTTACTCTTGCCGTAACCATTATTGGATATATAATTACTAAAATAATTTAAAGGAGAAAGAACATGAAAACAATTGATAAAGGAACGCTTACACGTACAGTTTTGCTTTGGTTAGCTATCATTAACCAAATTCTAACAGCATTGGGTATTAATCCATTGCCGCTTGACGATAATACTGTCAGCACAGTTATCACAACAGTTTTTGCACTTTGGGCTTGGTGGAAGAATAACGACTTCACTCATGCAGCTAAAAAAGGAACTGAACTTACAAAAAGTTTGAAAAATGGAGATAGCGTTCAAGTAGTTAAGGCATCTGATGCTGACCATGAATTCACAGAAGGAGGCGAATAATGCCAAGTATTGAAAATATGATTGCTTGGATGCAAGCACGAAAAGGTAAAGTTACTTACTCGATGGCTTCACGAATGGGGCCAAACAGTTATGATTGTAGCTCGTCAGTGTTCTTTGCCATGATTGCTGGTGGCTTTTTGTCAGCTGGCTCAATGGGAAATACTGAAACCTTATTTGGAATGTCAGGAACGAAGCTGAAAGAAATCAGTCGAGGAGAAGTCCAGCGTGGCGATATCTTCATTTCAGGTACTCCAGGAGGTTCGGCTGGTTCGGATGGACATACGGGTATCTTTTTGAGCAATGGCTCATTCATTCACTGTTCTTACACTCACAATGGAATTGCGGTTGATACGAATGACGCTTATATGAGCACTCGCTTACCACATCACTTTTATCGAATTGTTGGTTCAGGTTCTGGAAATACTGACAATAAACCTCAAATGGTTACATTAAATGTTGATGGCCAGTTTGGAAATGCGACTGCTAAACGATTACAAGAATACTTTGATACGGCTGGTAAAGACGGAGTAATCAGTCACCAGTATAAACAAACCTTTAACCAAAATATTTATGCTGCTCAGTTTGATTCATCGCTGACAGGTTCAAACGTGGTAAAAGCATTGCAAAGATTCCTAGGAATTGGCCAAGACGGATTATTTGGTCAAGGAACTATCAAAGCTTTACAGAAGCATCTTGGAACAACGCAAGACGGAACTATCAGCCCAGTTTCTGATTCTGTGAGAGAATTACAACGTCGATTAAATGCGAATAAATTATAAAAATTAACCCTGACTTCTGTCGAACGTTTTTCTTTGTTCTCGTTAAGAAGTTTGCTAT from Lactococcus lactis carries:
- a CDS encoding phage tail spike protein, with product MLISIHDHTLKRVGFLSNDDSETPDFKDDNFHRYLAQGTSTFDFTVNKIKNGVVQDYVQLLNERAYFSFQYEGEDFLFDSVIVEEDDDKITFNCLSLNLEMRNEEVKDLKNTASHNIQWYFDQLGLINFAKISLGINQVKNDTRVINYDSEDTKLARLISVIQNFDAEFEFVTKLKRDGTLDNITLNIYKKNDGGDVQGVGQNRNDVLLSFGKNVTGVNRKVEKSQIFNSLYVTGKDGLSWKNSSWSVTNSEGQEEFYKRAGESYAKAPLSAQMFPSQLKSSSGDIFTNKNASTEYTTVNAMWGYALSQLKQYAYPLVTYEVTATSNLTVSSTGDGMPLHIGDTVRIQDKNFIDSDGNVGLFLSARVSELEISFTNPTSNKIMFSNYIKLKSEVSDDLTARMQEIINANTPYRPDITSTNGLQFKNGTGTTTLGAHIYFGSDDKETIADSYSWAKDGTVVANVQEITVDASGVSEKAVYSFKATVAGKVVASQSVTITNVDDGTSPINLVIDSSNGYQFKNNTINTTFTAILYQNNKEIDSEGTKFAYIWSKTNADGTVDTAWNLAHQTSHKSITITNSDVWQRATFDCTAEPLN
- a CDS encoding phage holin, translated to MKTIDKGTLTRTVLLWLAIINQILTALGINPLPLDDNTVSTVITTVFALWAWWKNNDFTHAAKKGTELTKSLKNGDSVQVVKASDADHEFTEGGE
- a CDS encoding hemolysin XhlA family protein, whose product is MEEQAWREVLERLARIETKLDNYETVRDKAERALLIAQSNAKLIEKMEANNKWAWGFMLTLAVTIIGYIITKII
- a CDS encoding peptidoglycan amidohydrolase family protein; amino-acid sequence: MPSIENMIAWMQARKGKVTYSMASRMGPNSYDCSSSVFFAMIAGGFLSAGSMGNTETLFGMSGTKLKEISRGEVQRGDIFISGTPGGSAGSDGHTGIFLSNGSFIHCSYTHNGIAVDTNDAYMSTRLPHHFYRIVGSGSGNTDNKPQMVTLNVDGQFGNATAKRLQEYFDTAGKDGVISHQYKQTFNQNIYAAQFDSSLTGSNVVKALQRFLGIGQDGLFGQGTIKALQKHLGTTQDGTISPVSDSVRELQRRLNANKL